A window of Ostreibacterium oceani genomic DNA:
AGGATCGCCCAAATATTCAGAGCGATCCGCATAGGCGAGTTTCATCGTTTCGGCCATCAGGTGAAGGGTGTTAGCCGTATTGTGTCCCATTTCGGCGATGGGGTAGTTCTCTAGCATATTGAGTATCTGCACGATATGCGTACCACCTGAAGAAGGTGGTGGCATAGAGACAATTTCATAGCCACGGTATTGCCCTGTGATGGGTTCGCGAAATACGGCTTCGTAATTCGCAAAGTCCTCAACGGCCATCATGCCACCTGCGTCATTGACCGCTTTGCTAATGCGCTCGGCAGTCTCGCCGGTATAAAATCCAGCGCGCCCTGATTCGGCAATGCGTTTTAATGAGCGGGCTAAGTCTGGTTGTTTGAGTTTTTCGCCAATTTGATAATAATCATCGCCTTTGTAAAAGATAGCTTTGGTGCTATCCCACTGCTTGAGGCGGTCTTCTAAGTTAATCAGGGAGTTGTATAAATCAGGGGTCATGACGATGCCGTTTTCAGCTAGATCAATCGCGGGTGCGATCACCTCGCTTAGTGGCATGGTGCCATAAGTCTCTAACGCTTTGATCATGCCTGCAACGGTACCAGGGACACCAACTGCGAGACCGTGAAAGCGTGATTTTTTTTGATCTGGTTCGCCTTGTTCATCTAAAAACATATCACGAGACGCTTTTTGGGGTGCCATTTCGCGGTAGTCTAGTGTGGTGGTTTTGTTGGATTTGGCATCGTGAATGACCATAAATCCGCCGCCACCGAGGTTGCCAGCTCTGGGTAGGGTAACCGACAGAGCAAAGCCAATGGCGACACTGGCATCAACTGCATTCCCGCCTTTTTTTAGAATGTCTAGGCCAATTTGGGTGGCAACGGCCTCTTGTGTCGAGACCATGCCTTGGGTGGCAATGACAGGGTGGTGTATGGCATCGCTTTCATAAATGGCGGTGGGTGATTGTTTGGCAAGGATTGGGCCGGTAATTATAACCAGTACAAGCGCTTTTAATTTTAATTTTAATTTTTTCATTTGGTTACCTTGATTGGTTGGTGAGTAAATGACTGACTGCTAGATTATAAGTTAAAGTTATTTTAAATAACAGCTTTTTTGATGTAATATGTGTTTATTTTTGCGGTATAATCGAGGGCTGAAAATAATCACTACATACGATAACAGATGCAATGCAGACACCTTTTCCACAGAGACCCGTAGTACAGACAGATTTAGCACAGACAGATTTAGCGAATACGCCTTTGTCGGCATTGGCGCGTAGCCAATCTTTGGTTGCAAATTACTTAACGCATGCGGTCTATCTGGCGTTAAAAGACAAAGTTACGCCGTCTGGTAGTACGTTGCAACAAGCCATTCAAAGCAATGTCGATAATCCTGATAGTGCGATCGGTTTTTATGCGATGGATGCGGCGAGTTACCAAATCTTTGCGCCATTATTAAACCCGATTATCAAGGCTTATCATGGCAATATACCAGATAGGCAATCTGGTTTAATTATGCCGTTGGATGACGCAAAAAAAAGCGCTTGGCGTTTTGAAGCAGGGGCTGAATCATTGATTGTCTCAACCCGAATTCGAACAGCAAGAAACTTGGCAGATTTTGCGTTTGGTGGGATGTTAATGCCCAAAGACCGCCAAGCCGTGCAAAGCCAGATCGTGGATGCACTCGCGACGTTACCAGCTGCGCTACAAGGTCAATATGAAACGATTCAAGCGATGGATGAGCAAAGGCAGTCGGCGCTGATTGCTTCCCACTATCTGTTTAAACAAGGCGACCGCTTTTTGGCTTCGGCGGGGCTTAATAATGATTGGCCAAATAATCGCGGTATTTTTTTGGCAGCGGATAAGCGGTTTTTGGTTTGGGTGAACGAGGAAGATCATCTGCGTATTATTTCGATGCAAAAAGGGCACGATATTAGTAGTGTTTACGAACGCTTGGTGATGGCTTTTGATTGCCTTCAACAGCATTTAAACTTTGCCGAAGACCCACGGCTGGGTGTGTTGGCAAGCTGTCCGACCAATATTGGCACAGGCATTCGAGCCAGTGTTCATATTCGGCTGCCGCATTTGGCGCAACAAGGCGAGCGACTCAAAGCGCTAGCTAACCGCTATCATTTGCAAGTGCGCGGACAAGCTGGCGAGCACAGCGATAATGCAGGCAACCCCATCGTTGATTTATCCAATCGGCGGCGTTTGGGGCTGTCAGCATTGGATTGTATTAATGATTTGGTGCTAGGGGTTAATGCGATTATCCGCGAGGAGAAACGCTTGTCGCGTTGAGCAATCTGGCGCAATCTATCTGACTCAATCTCTAACGCCTTTAATTTTTAAGTGGTGACGGTGTTAGGATGGGTTGTCGGTGTTAGGGCAGCTGGTGGTTTAGCCCCGTGTCTAGGTAGATTTGCCGCATTTGTTTTGTCAGTGCGCCAGGTTTACCATCGCCGATGATGGTCTCATCGATTTGAATCACAGGGATGACTAGCATGGTCGCCGAGGTAACAAATGCTTCATCAGCGGATTTAGCTTCATCTAAACTAAAGTCACGTTCTTCTAGTGTGAGTCCGTGGGTGGTCGCCATTGTCAGAATCGCGCGGCGTGTAATGCCGTTGAGTATTTGTGCGTTAGGGGCCTTGGTGATGAGGCGGTTGCCTTTGATGATAAAGGCATTGTTGGCGCTACCTTCGGTGACCAAACCGGCTTCAATAAACCAGGCATCATCAAAGCCATTATCAACGGCAGCCTGTTTAGCTAGCACCGCGCCTAATAACCCCGTGCTTTTGATGTTGCGTTTTGCCCAACGAATTTCAGGAAAAGCCATCACGCGAATGCCCAAATCGGCTAATGGGTTTTCCAGCAGATTTTTCGGCTGCGGAATAATGACTACATTAGGCTGAATGGTCTTTGATGGTAAAAAGTCGCGGTCAGCATCTTGGCCGCGCGTTACCTGTAGATAAATCGCCCCATGAACGAGTTGGTTTTTTTCAATAATGGCCCGCTGAATAGCCATTAATTCGTCTTGGGGCATTGGCATGGGGATGCCGACTTCGTTTAAAGAATAGGCCAGCCTCGTTAAGTGCCCTTGGCTGTCGATGAGGGCTTTATGTAGTACCAGGTTGACTTCATAAACACTATCGGCGAATAAAAAACCGCGATCAAAAATCGAGATGTTGGCATTGGATTCGCTAACAAATTGACCATTGACGTAGCAGATGCGCTCAGCGGCATTGCTAGTTGTGCCGTTAGCCTTATCGTTAGCGGTATCGTTAGCGGTATAGTTGGGGATATCGTTGACGGTATCGTTAAGGGTGTCATTTCTACTATTAGCCATAAATAATACCGGGTAGCCAAGTTGCTAAGGCAGGGAATAGCGCCAAAATTAATAGCATGAAAACTTGAATGATGATAAAAGGTATAACGCCTCTATAAATAGCGGTGGTTTTAATCTCAGGCGGCGCAACGCCTCGTAAATAAAATAAAGCAAACCCAAATGGCGGTGTTAGAAAGCTGGTTTGTAAATTAATCGCCATCATGACGCCCAGCCAAATGGGGTCAAATCCTAGCATCAATAAAATCGGGCCAACAATCGGGACAACCACAAAGACAATCTCGATAAAATCTAAAATAAATCCCAGTAAAAACATAATCAGCATCACAACCAATAGCGCACCCCATTTGCCCCCAGGCAGGCTATGTAGCCAGCTTTCGACTAATTTATCACCACCTAAGCCGACAAAAATGAGCGAAAAAATAGTCGCACCGATTAAGATGAAATAAACCATTGCAGTCACCTCGGCAGTCGAGCGCACAATGGCGGTGAGATTTTTGCGGGTGAATTCACGCTTGAGTATGGCCATCAAGATCGCACCAATCGCACCGACTGAGGCAGCCTCTGTTGGTGTGGCGAAACCTGTGAGGATAGAGCCTAAAACCGCAATAATGAGAATGAGTGGGAAACAAACGGCAATAATAACGCGTTTCAGAAATTGATTAGCTCGTGCATCGGCGATTTCCTGTGCAGGGATTGGCGGCGCACTGTCTGGTTTTAAGAATGCAGTGACTAGAATATAGGCAATATAAAGTAGTGGCAATACCAACCCAGGTAACATCGCCCCCGCAAATAAATCGCCGACAGACACGGTATCAGGAGACCAGTTGCCCATCGCAAGTTGGGCTTTTTGGTAGGCGTTAGAGATGACGTCGCCTAATAAGATCAGCACAATCGACGGTGGAATGACCTGTCCTAAAGTGCCTGAGGCACATATTGTTCCTGTGGCTAGCGCTGGGCTGTACTGGTAGCGTAGCATCGTGGGTAATGTCAATAAACCCATCGCGACAACCGTCGCACCAACGATGCCTGTTGATGCAGCTAGAATGGTCCCTACAATGACCACCGAAATGGCCAATCCACCGCGCAGACGACCAAAAAGCATGCCCATCGTGATGAGCAAATCCTCGGCGATTTTTGATTTCTCAAGTACGACGCCCATAAAAACAAACAGCGGCACAGCGACAAGAATAGGGTTGTTCATAATGCCAAAAATCCGAGAGGGTATTGCATGCAAGATGCTTACATCAAACGCACCAAACAAGTGTGCTGCGCCAGCAAATAGCAGCGAAACCCCCGCAAGGGTAATGGCAACTGGATACCCCATCATTAGGAATAAACAGATGACAACAAACATGATAATGGCTAAATATTCCATTAATTGGTCTCCTTGGCCGCTGGGCTAGTGTGTGTGTCGATATTGGGGCTGGGTTGTCCTGTTTTGATTTGTTTTATTTTATGAAAGACAAGCGAAATGCCCTGTAGAATCAGCAAAACGGCGACGACAATAATGAGTGATTTGACCAGATAAAGCGCGGGCAGGCCACCGACCTCGCCTGATGATTCTTTTAGGCGCCACGAGGAAGCGACATATTGCCATGAATAATAGATAATAAAGGCGCAAAACGGCAACAATAACGCGAGTGTGCCAAATAAATCAACGATACCTTTTTGGGTGTTGTTTAGCCGTGTGTAAAGGACATCAACACGAACATGTTTATCTGCATAGAGCAAAAGCGGCGCGCTTAGTAAGAAAACCAGTGCATTCATAATTAAAACTGCTTCGTTTAATTGGATTGAGTAAGCGTTTAGAAAATACCGCGAAATCACATTGTAAAATGTGGCAAGTACCATGAAAAAAGTTAACCAAGCAACCCCATAGCCTATCCACTTGCTCAATTGATCAATTATCTTCATGTCAGGTTTATCCTCTCAGTTGTCAGATACGAGCGCC
This region includes:
- the ggt gene encoding gamma-glutamyltransferase, coding for MKKLKLKLKALVLVIITGPILAKQSPTAIYESDAIHHPVIATQGMVSTQEAVATQIGLDILKKGGNAVDASVAIGFALSVTLPRAGNLGGGGFMVIHDAKSNKTTTLDYREMAPQKASRDMFLDEQGEPDQKKSRFHGLAVGVPGTVAGMIKALETYGTMPLSEVIAPAIDLAENGIVMTPDLYNSLINLEDRLKQWDSTKAIFYKGDDYYQIGEKLKQPDLARSLKRIAESGRAGFYTGETAERISKAVNDAGGMMAVEDFANYEAVFREPITGQYRGYEIVSMPPPSSGGTHIVQILNMLENYPIAEMGHNTANTLHLMAETMKLAYADRSEYLGDPDFVKVPIKGLTSKAYAKSLIESIGDTARPAAEIKPNNPIPFESNETTHYSVMDQYGNAVANTYTINFSYGTGLVADGTGILLNNEMDDFSAKPGTPNGYGLIGGDANAVAGKKRPLSSMSPTLVLKDGKPFLATGSPGGSRIITTTLQVIMNVIDHQMNIAEATNASRIHHQWLPDELRVEKTLNKDTVSLLQAKGHDVKVKSAMGSTQSIMKVDGILFGASDPRRAGASTAGY
- a CDS encoding phosphagen kinase, with amino-acid sequence MQTPFPQRPVVQTDLAQTDLANTPLSALARSQSLVANYLTHAVYLALKDKVTPSGSTLQQAIQSNVDNPDSAIGFYAMDAASYQIFAPLLNPIIKAYHGNIPDRQSGLIMPLDDAKKSAWRFEAGAESLIVSTRIRTARNLADFAFGGMLMPKDRQAVQSQIVDALATLPAALQGQYETIQAMDEQRQSALIASHYLFKQGDRFLASAGLNNDWPNNRGIFLAADKRFLVWVNEEDHLRIISMQKGHDISSVYERLVMAFDCLQQHLNFAEDPRLGVLASCPTNIGTGIRASVHIRLPHLAQQGERLKALANRYHLQVRGQAGEHSDNAGNPIVDLSNRRRLGLSALDCINDLVLGVNAIIREEKRLSR
- a CDS encoding D-amino-acid transaminase, whose translation is MANSRNDTLNDTVNDIPNYTANDTANDKANGTTSNAAERICYVNGQFVSESNANISIFDRGFLFADSVYEVNLVLHKALIDSQGHLTRLAYSLNEVGIPMPMPQDELMAIQRAIIEKNQLVHGAIYLQVTRGQDADRDFLPSKTIQPNVVIIPQPKNLLENPLADLGIRVMAFPEIRWAKRNIKSTGLLGAVLAKQAAVDNGFDDAWFIEAGLVTEGSANNAFIIKGNRLITKAPNAQILNGITRRAILTMATTHGLTLEERDFSLDEAKSADEAFVTSATMLVIPVIQIDETIIGDGKPGALTKQMRQIYLDTGLNHQLP
- a CDS encoding TRAP transporter large permease encodes the protein MEYLAIIMFVVICLFLMMGYPVAITLAGVSLLFAGAAHLFGAFDVSILHAIPSRIFGIMNNPILVAVPLFVFMGVVLEKSKIAEDLLITMGMLFGRLRGGLAISVVIVGTILAASTGIVGATVVAMGLLTLPTMLRYQYSPALATGTICASGTLGQVIPPSIVLILLGDVISNAYQKAQLAMGNWSPDTVSVGDLFAGAMLPGLVLPLLYIAYILVTAFLKPDSAPPIPAQEIADARANQFLKRVIIAVCFPLILIIAVLGSILTGFATPTEAASVGAIGAILMAILKREFTRKNLTAIVRSTAEVTAMVYFILIGATIFSLIFVGLGGDKLVESWLHSLPGGKWGALLVVMLIMFLLGFILDFIEIVFVVVPIVGPILLMLGFDPIWLGVMMAINLQTSFLTPPFGFALFYLRGVAPPEIKTTAIYRGVIPFIIIQVFMLLILALFPALATWLPGIIYG
- a CDS encoding TRAP transporter small permease subunit; its protein translation is MKIIDQLSKWIGYGVAWLTFFMVLATFYNVISRYFLNAYSIQLNEAVLIMNALVFLLSAPLLLYADKHVRVDVLYTRLNNTQKGIVDLFGTLALLLPFCAFIIYYSWQYVASSWRLKESSGEVGGLPALYLVKSLIIVVAVLLILQGISLVFHKIKQIKTGQPSPNIDTHTSPAAKETN